From a region of the Thiorhodovibrio winogradskyi genome:
- a CDS encoding AI-2E family transporter: protein MSITGQFSAPARGLIIAGAIALVISLMHLAAPILAPLLLAVFIAVIATPPLRWLRRKGVPKWAALGLIIFVLLDIGSLLALLTTGALEGFRDSFPSYQERFLMLSEQAGGWLERFGMEHSQEAIPDLLDPKKVMGVVRLMLSNASGVLATGLLVLLAVMFILLEAPSLQAKLRAAFKPSPEAEARIGQLFSRLNGYMSIKSLTSLATGALIWIWLAFVGVDFAPLWGILAFLLNFVPTVGSIIAGIPPVLLALVQLGPQGALLATLGFMVVNVGIGNFVEPRVMGRGLGISTLAVFVSLLFWGWLFGLVGMFLAVPLTAALIAALDASPHTRPLAIMLGPELKAGTDADADAETAEDTRAGSC from the coding sequence ATGTCGATCACGGGTCAATTTTCCGCGCCCGCTCGTGGGCTGATCATCGCCGGCGCGATCGCACTTGTCATCAGCCTCATGCATTTGGCGGCGCCTATCCTGGCACCGCTGCTGCTTGCCGTTTTCATCGCTGTCATCGCGACCCCGCCGCTGCGCTGGCTGAGACGCAAGGGGGTGCCGAAATGGGCGGCGCTTGGACTGATCATCTTTGTCTTGCTGGACATCGGCAGCCTCCTGGCCCTGCTGACCACCGGAGCGCTTGAAGGCTTCCGCGACAGCTTCCCGAGTTACCAGGAGCGCTTTCTGATGCTGAGCGAGCAAGCGGGTGGCTGGCTCGAGCGCTTCGGCATGGAGCATTCCCAGGAAGCCATCCCGGATCTGTTAGACCCCAAGAAGGTGATGGGCGTGGTACGACTCATGCTCTCGAATGCGAGCGGCGTGCTGGCCACCGGTCTCCTGGTGCTGCTCGCGGTGATGTTCATCCTGCTCGAGGCACCCAGCTTGCAGGCCAAGTTGCGCGCCGCCTTCAAGCCGTCGCCAGAGGCCGAGGCACGCATTGGCCAACTGTTTTCGCGCCTGAATGGCTACATGTCCATCAAGTCGCTCACCAGCCTGGCGACGGGTGCACTGATTTGGATCTGGCTTGCCTTTGTGGGCGTCGACTTCGCGCCTTTGTGGGGCATACTTGCCTTCCTGCTGAACTTCGTTCCCACCGTTGGTTCCATCATTGCCGGTATCCCTCCGGTGCTCCTAGCCTTGGTTCAACTCGGTCCGCAGGGAGCGCTCTTGGCCACGCTGGGTTTCATGGTCGTGAACGTGGGTATCGGCAACTTCGTCGAACCGCGCGTGATGGGCCGTGGACTCGGGATTTCGACCCTGGCTGTTTTTGTATCGCTGCTATTTTGGGGCTGGTTGTTCGGTCTGGTCGGCATGTTCCTGGCCGTGCCCCTGACGGCTGCGCTGATCGCCGCGCTCGATGCCAGCCCGCACACGCGTCCGCTGGCCATCATGCTTGGCCCCGAGTTGAAAGCCGGAACCGATGCGGATGCTGACGCCGAGACTGCGGAGGACACGCGCGCCGGCTCGTGCTGA
- a CDS encoding alpha/beta hydrolase, with translation MTRQVKRKTRRIVILLGLLAAILLGLVAYLYFVGTRTLLEHAEGLKFSRMQAARLPESDSLRLFYASNRAPSPDTKTGIPDQRFLSRRRAELELGSFDIALEPTLGLGILVNPSDWLINEEIQLRAVRSLPRPAFSGELREQVLASAYQSLLVVVHGYRETFPSALRKTAFLSHVLDLDTPVLLFDWPGDQGASLSGYRRARQVATASGAELATVLSLVVEQVQPQRIWMIANSLGGQVVVDALHQLAAQADFGDGQPAFENIILTAPDVDRGEFDARLRAEIEALADNLTVYLSSNDRALLVSRLLNRGRRLGESSLDPRDPDQAQVAASFAGIMEPADRRLTLVDVTPVNRTRNFHNFGLETPEFFDDLFQRLVDTDLPRGRRLYFVETPDRRRYFVLTRGR, from the coding sequence ATGACGCGCCAAGTGAAGCGAAAAACGCGCCGCATCGTCATACTTCTCGGACTCTTGGCCGCAATACTGCTGGGCTTGGTTGCTTATCTTTACTTTGTTGGCACCCGCACCCTGCTCGAGCATGCCGAGGGGTTGAAATTCAGCCGGATGCAGGCGGCGCGCTTACCGGAGTCGGACAGCCTACGACTGTTCTATGCCTCCAATCGGGCGCCCAGTCCCGATACCAAGACCGGGATACCCGATCAGCGCTTCTTGTCGCGCCGGCGCGCCGAGCTGGAGCTCGGCAGTTTCGACATCGCGCTGGAGCCAACCCTGGGGCTCGGTATCCTGGTCAATCCAAGCGACTGGCTGATCAACGAGGAGATTCAGCTGCGCGCGGTTCGTTCGCTGCCGCGACCGGCCTTCAGCGGTGAGCTGCGCGAGCAAGTCCTGGCCTCGGCCTATCAATCCTTGCTGGTGGTGGTGCATGGCTACCGCGAGACCTTCCCCTCGGCGCTGCGCAAGACCGCCTTTCTGAGCCATGTGTTAGATCTTGACACGCCCGTGCTGCTGTTCGACTGGCCGGGCGATCAAGGCGCGTCCCTGTCCGGTTACCGTCGGGCGCGTCAGGTCGCCACGGCATCGGGCGCTGAGTTGGCCACGGTCCTTTCACTAGTGGTGGAACAGGTCCAGCCCCAGCGCATCTGGATGATCGCCAACAGTCTCGGTGGCCAGGTGGTGGTGGACGCCTTGCATCAGCTTGCCGCGCAAGCGGACTTTGGCGATGGTCAGCCGGCATTCGAGAACATCATCCTCACCGCGCCCGATGTTGATCGCGGCGAGTTCGATGCGCGCTTGCGCGCCGAGATCGAGGCGCTGGCGGACAATCTGACGGTCTATCTATCATCCAACGACCGCGCCTTGCTGGTGAGTCGGCTGCTCAACCGCGGCCGGCGTCTCGGCGAGAGTAGCCTGGATCCGCGCGATCCCGATCAAGCACAGGTGGCGGCCAGCTTCGCGGGGATCATGGAGCCCGCCGACCGGCGCCTGACCTTGGTGGACGTGACCCCTGTCAATCGCACCCGGAATTTCCACAATTTTGGCCTGGAAACACCGGAGTTCTTCGACGACCTATTCCAGCGCCTGGTGGATACGGATCTTCCGCGGGGGCGCCGCTTGTACTTTGTGGAGACCCCGGACCGACGTCGCTACTTTGTCCTTACGCGCGGGCGATAA